From a region of the Zingiber officinale cultivar Zhangliang chromosome 10B, Zo_v1.1, whole genome shotgun sequence genome:
- the LOC122029647 gene encoding cytochrome c oxidase assembly protein COX15-like isoform X1: MSVGRFAALFRRVKTLPITSHLKNTPCRVPSGSSSSSSLPPPSHFVASVESFQKGFRNRFASFYGFKTIPKSLYGKSSRNMSTTIPLANSSNAQLANAGLKLLVNKGPHAQKAVGIWLFGCAAWVFSLVVLGGVTRLTRSGLSMTDWKFTGSLPPLSEDQWLLEFEKYQKSPEYKRVNRGMSLEDFKFIYWMEYAHRMWGRGLGVVFSLPFMYFLAKGYITRQLGIRLSTLFALGGAQGLIGWWMVKSGLEEPSTEYVQPRVSPYRLATHLTSAFVIYCGILWTALCVVMPDPPSETLEWLRGAGRVRKLALPVSVLVGITAISGAFVAGNDAGHAYNTFPKMGDTWIPEDIFSMDPLIRNFFENTATVQLNHRILATTTLASIGGLWYATRKIDMHPAVQALIGNTLGMAALQVTLGISTLLSYVPVSLASAHQAGALTLMTLMIILTHTLRRPSPALLRSLTSIPGKMKS, from the exons ATGTCCGTGGGGCGATTTGCAGCTCTCTTCCGACGGGTAAAAACCCTACCTATCACCTCGCATCTCAAGAACACACCTTGCCGCGTTCCCAGCGGAAGTTCATCCTCCTCATCTCTTCCGCCCCCTTCCCACTTCGTCGCATCAGTAGAATCCTTCCAGAAAGGATTCCGCAACAGATTTGCCTCGTTCTATGGGTTCAAAACCATCCCCAAG AGCTTATATGGAAAATCCTCGAGAAACATGTCCACTACAATTCCACTGGCAAACTCCAGTAATGCACAGTTAGCGAATGCAGGTCTAAAATTGCTTGTCAATAAAGGGCCTCATGCTCAGAAAGCGGTTGGAATATGGCTATTTGGTTGTGCGGCCTGGGTCTTTAGTTTAGTTGTATTAGGTGGTGTAACTCGCCTCACACGGTCTGGTTTGTCCATGACTGATTGGAAGTTCACTGGTAGTCTACCTCCTTTGTCAGAAGATCAGTGGTTACTTGAGTTTGAGAAGTATCAGAAATCTCCAGAATACAAGAG AGTTAACAGAGGAATGTCTCTTGAAGATTTCAAGTTCATTTATTGGATGGAATATGCACACCGTATGTGGGGTAGGGGTTTGGGAGTTGTGTTTTCTTTGCCATTTATGTATTTTCTTGCAAAAGGTTATATCACTCGCCAGCTAGGAATCAGACTCTCCACTCTTTTTGCACTTGGGGGTGCTCAAGGACTAATAGGTTGGTGGATGGTTAAAAGTGGTTTAGAG GAACCTTCTACAGAATATGTTCAGCCTAGAGTAAGCCCCTACCGTCTTGCTACTCATCTTACATCTGCATTTGTCATCTACTGTGGCATTCTATGGACTGCATTATGTGTAGTCATGCCTGATCCACCAAGTGAAACACTAGAATGGCTTCGTGGAGCAGGAAGAGTTCGTAAATTGGCTCTTCCTGTTAGTGTCCTTGTAGGCATAACTGCTATCTCAGGTGCTTTTGTAGCAGGCAATGATGCG GGACATGCATATAATACATTTCCCAAAATGGGCGACACTTGGATTCCAGAAGAcatctttagcatggatccactAATACGCAACTTCTTTGAAAATACGGCTACCGTTCAG CTGAACCATCGAATTCTTGCAACAACAACACTGGCATCAATCGGTGGTTTGTGGTATGCTACTAGAAAAATAGATATGCACCCTGCTGTGCAAGCTCTTATCGGAAATACATTGGGGATGGCAGCACTTCAG GTGACATTGGGGATATCAACACTTCTAAGTTACGTTCCGGTCTCACTGGCATCAGCACATCAAGCAGGTGCATTGACGCTAATGACATTGATGATAATACTGACGCACACGCTGAGAAGGCCTTCCCCAGCACTACTCCGGTCACTCACGTCCATTCCCGGTAAGATGAAGAGCTAG
- the LOC122029647 gene encoding cytochrome c oxidase assembly protein COX15-like isoform X2 encodes MTDWKFTGSLPPLSEDQWLLEFEKYQKSPEYKRVNRGMSLEDFKFIYWMEYAHRMWGRGLGVVFSLPFMYFLAKGYITRQLGIRLSTLFALGGAQGLIGWWMVKSGLEEPSTEYVQPRVSPYRLATHLTSAFVIYCGILWTALCVVMPDPPSETLEWLRGAGRVRKLALPVSVLVGITAISGAFVAGNDAGHAYNTFPKMGDTWIPEDIFSMDPLIRNFFENTATVQLNHRILATTTLASIGGLWYATRKIDMHPAVQALIGNTLGMAALQVTLGISTLLSYVPVSLASAHQAGALTLMTLMIILTHTLRRPSPALLRSLTSIPGKMKS; translated from the exons ATGACTGATTGGAAGTTCACTGGTAGTCTACCTCCTTTGTCAGAAGATCAGTGGTTACTTGAGTTTGAGAAGTATCAGAAATCTCCAGAATACAAGAG AGTTAACAGAGGAATGTCTCTTGAAGATTTCAAGTTCATTTATTGGATGGAATATGCACACCGTATGTGGGGTAGGGGTTTGGGAGTTGTGTTTTCTTTGCCATTTATGTATTTTCTTGCAAAAGGTTATATCACTCGCCAGCTAGGAATCAGACTCTCCACTCTTTTTGCACTTGGGGGTGCTCAAGGACTAATAGGTTGGTGGATGGTTAAAAGTGGTTTAGAG GAACCTTCTACAGAATATGTTCAGCCTAGAGTAAGCCCCTACCGTCTTGCTACTCATCTTACATCTGCATTTGTCATCTACTGTGGCATTCTATGGACTGCATTATGTGTAGTCATGCCTGATCCACCAAGTGAAACACTAGAATGGCTTCGTGGAGCAGGAAGAGTTCGTAAATTGGCTCTTCCTGTTAGTGTCCTTGTAGGCATAACTGCTATCTCAGGTGCTTTTGTAGCAGGCAATGATGCG GGACATGCATATAATACATTTCCCAAAATGGGCGACACTTGGATTCCAGAAGAcatctttagcatggatccactAATACGCAACTTCTTTGAAAATACGGCTACCGTTCAG CTGAACCATCGAATTCTTGCAACAACAACACTGGCATCAATCGGTGGTTTGTGGTATGCTACTAGAAAAATAGATATGCACCCTGCTGTGCAAGCTCTTATCGGAAATACATTGGGGATGGCAGCACTTCAG GTGACATTGGGGATATCAACACTTCTAAGTTACGTTCCGGTCTCACTGGCATCAGCACATCAAGCAGGTGCATTGACGCTAATGACATTGATGATAATACTGACGCACACGCTGAGAAGGCCTTCCCCAGCACTACTCCGGTCACTCACGTCCATTCCCGGTAAGATGAAGAGCTAG
- the LOC122028518 gene encoding pentatricopeptide repeat-containing protein At3g26630, chloroplastic-like: MLSCLAFSLDSLPLTISFSSSDHADDVLAIRLLSRRATATTLAQAKQSHARILRSGLSHDPSVLPSLLRIYSSHRSFDLAARLLASFPNPPTIAWNLLIRALAGGGAPLDALLLFDQMLARGVLPDKFTFPFVVTACSIIANLDKGKEVHASAIKSGFSRDPFLQNCLIHFYFRCGKPVDARKVFDRMPVRSVVSWTALLSGLVASGEIEDARAVFEAMPARNVVSWTAMIDCYARNGRPDEAFGLFRRMQEEDVRPNNFTIVALLIACKDLGSLELCRRVHEFAQKNGGLDKSVYIGTALVDTYSNCGSLEDAQRVFDQMPEKSLATWNSMITSLGVHGQGTRALALFKTMRRSNLQPDGITFVGVLSACLRKGLVAEGLRLFGAMVERYGIDPCGEHYACLVRLLDCADESDEVKEMVNDLVVKLDVEQRQMLIESLKKWWLLDI, translated from the coding sequence atgctctcatgcctcgcttTCTCCCTCGATTCCTTGCCCCTCACCATCTCCTTCTCCAGCAGCGACCACGCCGACGATGTTCTCGCCATCCGTCTCCTCAGCCGGCGAGCGACCGCCACTACGTTGGCACAAGCCAAGCAGTCCCACGCTCGCATCCTCCGCTCCGGCCTGTCTCATGACCCCTCCGTCCTCCCGTCCCTTCTCCGTATATACTCCTCTCACCGTAGCTTCGACCTTGCAGCTCGCCTCTTAGCTTCCTTCCCAAACCCACCCACAATCGCCTGGAATCTCCTCATCCGAGCCCTCGCTGGTGGGGGCGCCCCCCTCGACGCCCTCCTCCTCTTCGACCAAATGCTCGCCCGCGGCGTCCTGCCTGATAAGTTCACCTTCCCCTTTGTCGTCACGGCGTGTTCGATTATCGCCAACCTGGACAAGGGCAAGGAGGTCCATGCCTCCGCGATCAAGTCCGGGTTCTCCCGAGATCCATTCCTGCAGAATTGCCTGATCCACTTCTACTTCCGCTGCGGCAAACCCGTCGACGCGAGAAAAGTGTTCGACAGAATGCCCGTCAGGAGCGTCGTGTCGTGGACCGCTCTGCTCTCCGGACTCGTGGCCTCCGGCGAGATAGAGGACGCCAGGGCTGTCTTCGAGGCCATGCCGGCTCGCAACGTGGTGAGTTGGACGGCGATGATCGATTGCTACGCGAGGAATGGGCGCCCCGACGAGGCGTTCGGTTTGTTCCGAAGGATGCAGGAGGAGGACGTGCGACCGAACAATTTCACCATCGTCGCGCTACTGATAGCTTGCAAGGATCTCGGGAGCCTGGAGCTGTGCCGGCGGGTGCACGAATTCGCCCAAAAGAACGGCGGGCTCGACAAATCGGTCTACATCGGCACCGCGCTCGTGGATACTTACAGCAATTGCGGCAGCTTGGAGGACGCACAGAGAGTGTTCGACCAAATGCCAGAGAAGAGCTTGGCGACGTGGAACTCCATGATCACTAGCTTGGGAGTTCATGGGCAGGGAACTCGCGCCCTGGCTCTGTTCAAGACGATGCGGCGCTCAAATCTGCAGCCCGACGGGATAACCTTCGTCGGCGTCTTGAGCGCCTGCTTAAGGAAAGGCCTGGTGGCGGAAGGCCTGAGGTTGTTTGGGGCCATGGTCGAACGATACGGCATCGACCCCTGTGGCGAGCATTATGCTTGTCTCGTTCGGCTTTTGGACTGCGCCGATGAGTCGGATGAGGTGAAGGAAATGGTGAACGATTTGGTAGTGAAGCTGGATGTCGAACAGAGGCAGATGCTGATCGAATCTCTCAAAAAATGGTGGTTGTtggatatttaa